The Erwinia billingiae Eb661 nucleotide sequence CCAGCAGCATAAGGGGCTTGTTATTGACGCTAAACAAGACCGCCTGGCGTTGATAACGGGTGATCGGGGTGAGGACCAGCGGATGGCGCAGGTCATCCTGGCTCAAAGCCCGCACGGTATTCACAATGCGCCTTACCCGCTCCTCGGGCGTAGTGAGGCCGAATTTCGCCTGAAGCATCACCACCGGTTGATTAAGTAAGAACAGCGTGCGGGCTATCTCCTGAGGAGAAGGCGACTGGCGCGGCTCGGCGCTATGAGAAAGAAAAGGGAATGACAGCAATATTCCCCAGAGCAGGCAGCAGATCGCGGGTTTGATCATCGGCAAACCTCTGGCACATCCGGAAAAAAATCGCACCTGACCGCGGCGTTTGCTGCCGCAGACAGGCTTCCCGTGTTCATTCACTATTTAATGTCAGGGCACTCTATGTCGTCGATAGCTTCGCCGTAGGCGTCGTTGTTTTTATTCCGTAACGCCGCGGCCACGGCGAGGATCTGCGATTCGGTCTGCTTATCGTGCAGGAACGTGGATTTTATTTTTGCATCGGGAATAGCGGGATCAATCTGGCAATGGCTGCGTAAGTCATTGATGATTTTTTGCTGCCTCAGCGCATAAGCCAGGTCGTCGTACGGTGCTGCCACGGCGGAAGCCGTCAGCGAAAATAAAACACCGGCCAGAATCGTTTTGCGAAAGTTCATGCTGTTGCTCCTGCAGAAGTTAGGGCGTTGTGGTGGTGAGTACGGTGCCATTCCCCGGACACAAGGCGGGATCGAACACCGTTTTCCAGTCTTTTTTCATATCAACAATCGTCCAGCCGTATTTTCCCGCCAGCGTTAATCCGTTCACTAAGGTTCCGCTGGCCGGCGGATGCGCATCGTAGGCATATTCGCGTTGGCTGTCGGTATGGTGTACCAGCAAACCAAAGGTTTTCACGTCGGGATTAGCTGAAGTGTATTGCAACATGGGCACATCGCCATCGCTGTTGCCAAAAGCGGCTACCGGGCGATGGCCCATAAACAGATGGATCGCCACCGGCTTGGCGGCGGCATCATCATAGAACGCACCGTTCATGGTTTTGCGCAGTTGGGTGCCGTTGTCGGTAAGGGAAAATTCAGATAACGAAAAGGAACCCACCACTTGCTCAGGCGGGATGTCATACATTTTCTCTGCCAGCACACGCATAAAATCCACGCCGCCACCGGAGATAATCCAGGTTTTAAAGCCGTTTTGCCGCAGATAATCCAGCAACTGGCGCATCGGTAAATACCCCAGCCGATCGTAACCGCAACCAAAGCGTGCGTGTTTCTGCGTGCTGACCCAGTCGGTCACCCGTTGGGTGAATTCTTCGGTGGTCATATTGCTGTGGGTCAGAGCGACCAGCTTAAACAGCCCTTTGCTGCCCGACGCGGCCAGCGTTTTGATGTCGTTCTTTAACGCCGCAGAAATCAGCGGGTCGCTTTGCCATTCAGGATGGGCCGGTGCCAGCCGCTTCAGCTCATCCAGCGCAAACTGCAGCTGGAAGGTGACCGGCGCTTCTGGCCACAGGGTGCCATCATTATCAAACACCACGTAGCGCTGCTTCTGCGGGATAAAGGCGGGATCGCCCGGCGTGGTGGCGTGGCCAACCCACTGTTCGATGGCCGTTTTGGCGGCGGTGTCATTCCATGCCGACAGCGTCGGATCGGCGGCAGCCTGACACACGCCCACGCCGCATAACAGTGCCAGAGCACAGAGTTTACTCTTCATGTTTTCTTCCTTTTCAGCGTTGCCAGGTCGGGCAGCGGCACAATGCGCCAGATCCGCAACCCGCGTTGAATAACAAAACGGCCCGTGCGCCATAACGCGTGACGCATAAACCAGCCGACAATCGCCAGCAAAATGAGCGCGACAGCGATCGATACGGCAGGCCAAAGGGAGCTCGTGCCCTTAGCTCGCAGGACGTTTTCACTGCCTGCCGCCCGTGCGGGCGCGATGGTATAGGAGGCTGGTGGCAGCGAGGCAATCTGCCATTGCTGATTACGGGTGTCCCACCAGCGCAGCTTGATCTCGGGCAGGATCAGGGTGCCGGCCGTGGCGGGCAGATAGCGCAGGCGTTCAGTGCGCTGGGCGCCGATCACCTCACCGCGGCCCTCGGTTAGCAGGCTGTTTTCCGGCGTCAGGCGTTGCGTACCTGAGCCAGGAATGGCGAACAGGATTTGCGGGATCTGCGCCGGGATCACCGCCTGCGCCTGCACCGTTACCTGCCGTTCAATGACGTCACCAACATGAATCGTCCGTTCGCCGTCGGCCCGCCAGACCTGAATTTTCTGCTGCAGGCTGAGGGCGCTGGCCGGCAGAAAACGATCCGGCTGTTGTACGCCGGCTGGCCAGCTGACCTGTTTCTCTATCGCGGGCAGCGTCACCGTTTGCGGCGGTTGCCCGGCCGAAGTTAGCGTCAGATCCATCGCCGGCAGCCTCAGCATGCCGCCATCCCAGGCCATCAGCTGCCGCTCCATTTTGATGCCGCTCCAGCTGGTACTTCCCTCGCGCCGTGAAACCAGCTGGTTGGGCAGCGAAGTGGTCAGCAGCATGCCATTTTCGACCGTCATTTCTGGCCATTCCGGCGGAGGATTAAACCAGCTATCCGTCCAGAAGGTGATCGCCACCCGCACAGGTTGTCCGGGGACCAGATGATCCGGTGCTTCCAGTTCGCGGGTCAGCGTCATTGCCGCCTGCGGCATCGCGGAAAACAGTAAAAGTATCAGCAGAAACCGTCTCATTTCCCCTCCGCAGGCGCTGAGTTGTAGAGGTTTTCCAGCAGGCCGCTGGGTGACAGGCTGAGATTGTCGTACCACTGATTAACCTGCGGCGAGTTGCCCGCCGTGGCCTGCATATCCTGCTGCTTAACGCCCTGATCTTTCTTCAGATCGTTTTTGATCGCATCGGGCGTTTCATCCTGTTCCTTATGCTGAGAATCCTGACGATCGCGCTCTTTTTGCCGTAATTGCATGATGATGTGCGCAATCTTCGCCCGGTTATCTTTCGCCATCGTCCAGTCAGGCCGCAGGCTTAATGCCTGGTCATAACTGGTCAGCGCCTGCTGCCACTGCTTTTGCTGCGCGTAGCTGTTGCCGATCCACAGCAGGGTATCGGGTGTGGCTGGCGCCTGAAGAAAAGCGCTGGTGGCCGCAGGGAAATCGCCGGCGTTGTAAAGGGCAATGCCGCGCCACAGGGGATTGGTGAAATGCGCTGCTGCCTCAGCATAATCACCCCGGTTGAAGGCCCGCTGCCCCTGTTGATCCGGACTGATAAAGGCCTCAGTCCAGGCTGCGGCGGCTGGTGGCGTAAAGGTGGTCAGCGAGACGGCGATCAGCAGCAGTAAAATCATCTGCTGACGCCAGACCAGCAGCAATAACAGCATTGGGATAATCAGCAGGTAACCACTGTTTTTCCAATGCAGATCGCTGCGGGAGTTTTGCTGCGCCACCACGGACTGCTGAATGTTTTGCAGAATGGCGGGCAGGTCGTCATCGTCAGCGGTCGCCAGCGTTACCGGAATACCGTTATTGCGCAGCTGTTCGAAACGCGGCACGTTCAGGCGGGTATCAATCCCTCGCGCTGCCAGCGCCTCCGGCAGCGCGCCGCCTTTAGCCGTGCCGGGCACCCATACCTGCAACGGCAGTTTCTGTTCCGCCAGCCAGCGCGCGTCTTCCGCGCTGAGGTTGTCGGCCACCAGCAGCAGGCTGTGCGGCACCGTCGGCGACTGAGGCAGGTTTTTTAGTGCCAGCGCAATGGCTGCCTGTAATCCGGAACCTTCCCCTTCGGGCAGCTGCGTGGGCTGCTGCGCGTCGAGAAACAGCCGGAAAAATGCGCCGTCGTTGGTCATGGGCGTGGTCAAAAATGCCTGCGCGTTGTACACCACCAGGCCCATATGGCTGCCGGGAAGCCGGCTCATCAGCGCTTCAATTTTCGGCTGCATGCGTTGATGACGGGAAGGCGGTAAATCCTGCGCCATCATGCCCAGGTCCTGTTGCAGGATCACCATGACCTGAGTTTGCGAGGTCATGCCGGCGGGCAGATCTTTTTGCCAGCTCGGCCCGGCCAGCGCAATACAGCCCGCTGCGAAAAGCCACGGCAGCACCTGAAACAGCGATCGGCGCTGGCCATGAATGAGTGCGCGGGCAAAAGGTTTGGTCATAATGCGGTGCCAGGCGCTGCGCGAACCGCTGGCGAGAAACCACAGCAGTGGGCAGAGCAGCAGCCCCAGCAGCCGCCACGGATAGATAAAGAGAAAGTCCGTCATGTTCTGCGCTCCCGGATAAGCCGTAGCACGGTGAACGCCAGCAGCAGACACATCGCTCCCATTAGCGGCCAGTGAAACAGCGGCAGGTGCCAGGAGAATCCCGTGGTCCTGACCTGCGAAGGCGTCATCGCATCAATCTGCTGCCAGACGCTGTCCAGCGCCTTACCGGATGTGCTGGCCTGCAGGGCCTCGCCGCCGGTCAGCTGGGCGATCTGTTTTAACAGCGCCGTATCCACTTTATCCTCTCCGCTGCTGTTGATGTCGCCAAAGGCGATGGTATGCACCTGAACGTGATGCGATGCTGCCAGCTGTGCCGCCAGCGCCGGAGAGAGCTGTGACGCGGTATCGTTGCCATCGGTCAGCAGGATCGCCAGCCTGCTGGCATCTCGATCCAGGCTGCTGTCCAGCAACTTGACCGCCACACCCAGCGCATCGCCAATGGCGGTTTGTTGGCCAATCATGCCGGGGGCCAACTGGTTAATCCGCGCCAGCAACGCCTGCTTATCCTCACTGATGGGCGCAAAGGGCCAGGCGCTGCTGGCAAAAATAACCAGTCCAATGCGATCCGTTTTGCGCTGGGCGACAAAAGCACGCACCGATCGCTGTACCGCCTGCAGCCGGGTGATGCCATCCTGCGCATCGTTTTTCTCCATCGATCCGGACACGTCCAGAATCAGCACCATATTGCGCATCGGCTTGATGATTTGCTGTGGCGGCATCAGGTATTCCGGCCTGGCCAGCGCACACACCAGCAGCGCCCACACCAACCAGAAGACCAGCCGGTCCGGCCAGCGGATTTTCGCCGCTGGCGTATGCAGCTTCAGCTCGCCCGCCAGCGCCGGTAAAAACGGCACGCGGACTTTCTCTTCCTGCTGCCGTTCTTTTGTCGGCAAAAAGTGCAAGACCAGCGGCAGCAGAAGCAGGATCCCGGCCAGCGGCCAGGCAAAATCAATGTGGGTCAGCAGGTCAGACATCAGGAAGCGTCTCCAGCCAGCGGGAGAGTTGCTGTTGCAAACGTGCATTTTGATCCGGCTCCAGCCGGTTATCCCGCTGACAATAGCGGCCAATCAGCAGCTGTCGGTCAGGTTCATCCAGCGGCAAACGGGCGAGCAGGGCTTCTGGACGGTCCAGCGTCGAGATGTCGTCGCGCGGATGGTGCACCAGCAAAATGCGTTTGATCACCGCCAGCCAGCCGTCGGCATTTTGCTCCTGCCGGATATGGCGTCGCGCTTCACGTCGCCACCGGTTCCGCCGCCAGCGCAACAGGCGGAGGCAGAACCACACCAGCAATGCTGCTGACAGTAACGCGCCGAGCACAATCCAGCCCGGCGGCAAGGGCAGCCATGGGATCGCCGCAGGCAGGGCGGGATGCGCCAAATCAGGCACGGAAAATCCTTTCGCCAGCATTCAAAACCCCTTTTGTAGTTGCGGCAGCAGATCCTCACCGACCACAATCTGATTGACCTTAATCCCCAGACGCGTCAACCGGTTCTTCTGGTTTGCCAGCCGGGTGGTCACGCTGTCCTGAATTTGGCTGCGCAGGGCGGGCGAAAGCGAAAGGGTGGTTTGCCGATCCTGATACCAGGCGGCCAGCTGGCCTTGTGCCGGTAAACGCAGATGCAGGTCGTCGAGGGTAACAAAGGCGCTGATTTCACAGCGACGCCGCAGGCCTGCCAACAGCGCTTCACTGTGGGCATCCTGGTCGTGGAAATCGCTGATAATTGCCAGCCAGCTGCCGGTCGGCACGCTGCCAGCGATCCGTTCCAGGCTTCCCGCCAGGGTCATCGTTGCGATGACTTCCTGCGGATACTGTTCCGCTAACCGCTGGTTATAACTCTCAAGGTGGCTCAGTAGCGGGGTCAGGCTGGTTTTCGGCGAACGGCAGGGAGTCAGCGCGCAGGTTTCATCGTCAAACACCAGGCACCCGAGGCGATCGCCGTCATGCCAGCTGCGCCAGGCCAGCAGCCCGGCCAGCGTCGCCGCAGCCACCGATTTGCTCTGGCCGCGGGTGGCGAAATACATATCCAGACGCTGATCGACCAGCAGAAACACCGGGCGCTCACGCTCTTCGTTATACAGGCGTATCCACGGCGAACGCAGCCTGGCCGTGGCCTGCCAGTCAATCAGCCGGACATCATCCCCCGGCTGATAGCGACGCAGGCTGTCAAAATTGAGGCCGCGACCCTGCTGTTTTGACGCCCGTTCACCCGCCATTGCACCGGGCGGCATCTGTCCCGGCGGGTTGTTCAGCCTGCGGGCTTCGCCAGCCAGCGCCATCAGCGCGGCACGATCGATCACCAGAGGGCTGCTCATCATGCCACCACGGCATCAAGCAGCATTTGTACTGCCCGATCGGCGCTACAGTTATCCGCATTGGCCTGATAGCTCAATAGCAGGCGATGGCGTAATACCGCTGGCGCAATGCGCTTGATGTCTTCGGGCAACACCGCATCGCGACCTTCCAGCCACGCCAGCGCGCGACCGCAACGATCCAGCGCCAGCGTACCGCGCGGGCTAACCCCAAGGGCGATATAGCTGGCAAAGGTTTCACTGACCGAGGCCGGCTGTCGGGTCATTTCGACCAGGTTAATGATGTAACTCTCGACCGTTGGCGCGACGTAAACGCTGGCGATCTCCCGCCAGCAGCTGGCAATGTCGGCCTGGCTTAGCCGGGTGATCGCTGCGGCAACAGCGTCGGGTCGGGCCGCCTGATACTGTGCCTGCTGCTCGGCCCGCACCAGTTGCATCACCTTTTGTTCGTTTTCCTGCGAAGGATAGCTGACGAGGATTTTCATCAGAAAGCGGTCAAGCTGCGCTTCGGGTAACGGCCAGGTGCCTTCCTGATCGATGGGGTTTTGCGTTGCCAGCACCATAAACACGCCGGGCAGTGGCCAGGTTTTCCCGGCAACGGTGACGTGCCGCTCTTCCATCGCTTCCAGCAACGCCGACTGCACGCGGGCTGAGGCGCGGTTAATTTCATCCGCCAGAATAATGTTGCC carries:
- a CDS encoding YicS family protein — protein: MNFRKTILAGVLFSLTASAVAAPYDDLAYALRQQKIINDLRSHCQIDPAIPDAKIKSTFLHDKQTESQILAVAAALRNKNNDAYGEAIDDIECPDIK
- a CDS encoding HAD family hydrolase, with product MKSKLCALALLCGVGVCQAAADPTLSAWNDTAAKTAIEQWVGHATTPGDPAFIPQKQRYVVFDNDGTLWPEAPVTFQLQFALDELKRLAPAHPEWQSDPLISAALKNDIKTLAASGSKGLFKLVALTHSNMTTEEFTQRVTDWVSTQKHARFGCGYDRLGYLPMRQLLDYLRQNGFKTWIISGGGVDFMRVLAEKMYDIPPEQVVGSFSLSEFSLTDNGTQLRKTMNGAFYDDAAAKPVAIHLFMGHRPVAAFGNSDGDVPMLQYTSANPDVKTFGLLVHHTDSQREYAYDAHPPASGTLVNGLTLAGKYGWTIVDMKKDWKTVFDPALCPGNGTVLTTTTP
- a CDS encoding BatD family protein; translation: MRRFLLILLLFSAMPQAAMTLTRELEAPDHLVPGQPVRVAITFWTDSWFNPPPEWPEMTVENGMLLTTSLPNQLVSRREGSTSWSGIKMERQLMAWDGGMLRLPAMDLTLTSAGQPPQTVTLPAIEKQVSWPAGVQQPDRFLPASALSLQQKIQVWRADGERTIHVGDVIERQVTVQAQAVIPAQIPQILFAIPGSGTQRLTPENSLLTEGRGEVIGAQRTERLRYLPATAGTLILPEIKLRWWDTRNQQWQIASLPPASYTIAPARAAGSENVLRAKGTSSLWPAVSIAVALILLAIVGWFMRHALWRTGRFVIQRGLRIWRIVPLPDLATLKRKKT
- a CDS encoding vWA domain-containing protein, with the protein product MTDFLFIYPWRLLGLLLCPLLWFLASGSRSAWHRIMTKPFARALIHGQRRSLFQVLPWLFAAGCIALAGPSWQKDLPAGMTSQTQVMVILQQDLGMMAQDLPPSRHQRMQPKIEALMSRLPGSHMGLVVYNAQAFLTTPMTNDGAFFRLFLDAQQPTQLPEGEGSGLQAAIALALKNLPQSPTVPHSLLLVADNLSAEDARWLAEQKLPLQVWVPGTAKGGALPEALAARGIDTRLNVPRFEQLRNNGIPVTLATADDDDLPAILQNIQQSVVAQQNSRSDLHWKNSGYLLIIPMLLLLLVWRQQMILLLLIAVSLTTFTPPAAAAWTEAFISPDQQGQRAFNRGDYAEAAAHFTNPLWRGIALYNAGDFPAATSAFLQAPATPDTLLWIGNSYAQQKQWQQALTSYDQALSLRPDWTMAKDNRAKIAHIIMQLRQKERDRQDSQHKEQDETPDAIKNDLKKDQGVKQQDMQATAGNSPQVNQWYDNLSLSPSGLLENLYNSAPAEGK
- a CDS encoding VWA domain-containing protein, which codes for MSDLLTHIDFAWPLAGILLLLPLVLHFLPTKERQQEEKVRVPFLPALAGELKLHTPAAKIRWPDRLVFWLVWALLVCALARPEYLMPPQQIIKPMRNMVLILDVSGSMEKNDAQDGITRLQAVQRSVRAFVAQRKTDRIGLVIFASSAWPFAPISEDKQALLARINQLAPGMIGQQTAIGDALGVAVKLLDSSLDRDASRLAILLTDGNDTASQLSPALAAQLAASHHVQVHTIAFGDINSSGEDKVDTALLKQIAQLTGGEALQASTSGKALDSVWQQIDAMTPSQVRTTGFSWHLPLFHWPLMGAMCLLLAFTVLRLIRERRT
- a CDS encoding DUF4381 family protein — its product is MLAKGFSVPDLAHPALPAAIPWLPLPPGWIVLGALLSAALLVWFCLRLLRWRRNRWRREARRHIRQEQNADGWLAVIKRILLVHHPRDDISTLDRPEALLARLPLDEPDRQLLIGRYCQRDNRLEPDQNARLQQQLSRWLETLPDV
- a CDS encoding DUF58 domain-containing protein, with protein sequence MSSPLVIDRAALMALAGEARRLNNPPGQMPPGAMAGERASKQQGRGLNFDSLRRYQPGDDVRLIDWQATARLRSPWIRLYNEERERPVFLLVDQRLDMYFATRGQSKSVAAATLAGLLAWRSWHDGDRLGCLVFDDETCALTPCRSPKTSLTPLLSHLESYNQRLAEQYPQEVIATMTLAGSLERIAGSVPTGSWLAIISDFHDQDAHSEALLAGLRRRCEISAFVTLDDLHLRLPAQGQLAAWYQDRQTTLSLSPALRSQIQDSVTTRLANQKNRLTRLGIKVNQIVVGEDLLPQLQKGF
- a CDS encoding AAA family ATPase, with the protein product MTQREKMLALETEMNAQVLGQEELVRMLIVALLCDGHVLLEGLPGLAKTRAVRELAKHLEGDFCRIQFTPDLLPSDITGSEIYQQNATREEDQFRFRPGPVFGNIILADEINRASARVQSALLEAMEERHVTVAGKTWPLPGVFMVLATQNPIDQEGTWPLPEAQLDRFLMKILVSYPSQENEQKVMQLVRAEQQAQYQAARPDAVAAAITRLSQADIASCWREIASVYVAPTVESYIINLVEMTRQPASVSETFASYIALGVSPRGTLALDRCGRALAWLEGRDAVLPEDIKRIAPAVLRHRLLLSYQANADNCSADRAVQMLLDAVVA